From Patescibacteria group bacterium, a single genomic window includes:
- a CDS encoding PH domain-containing protein — protein MFLGKLLTHPLPGETVEIKMRRHWWLFLKQFLWYSLLLFFPFILAIFSLAYYPFIWDKVFTSVFFGTLAKLVVSFYYLAVWLFFWNAWTDYYLDIWLVTNERILSFEQKGLFNRAVAELRMSRVQDVSVRVQGFMGTILNYGEVNIQTAGAEGKFIFKDVPQPYKVSEKIIQSANHWRDSHPIGSI, from the coding sequence ATGTTTTTAGGTAAATTATTAACTCATCCTTTGCCTGGCGAAACAGTGGAAATAAAAATGCGGCGCCATTGGTGGTTGTTTCTTAAACAATTTTTGTGGTATAGCTTATTGTTGTTTTTTCCTTTTATCTTAGCCATTTTTTCTTTAGCTTATTATCCATTTATTTGGGATAAAGTATTTACCAGTGTTTTTTTTGGTACTTTGGCTAAACTGGTTGTTAGTTTTTATTATTTGGCGGTTTGGCTTTTCTTTTGGAATGCTTGGACCGATTATTATTTGGATATTTGGCTGGTAACCAATGAACGGATTTTATCTTTTGAACAAAAAGGCTTGTTTAATAGAGCGGTGGCTGAATTAAGAATGTCTCGGGTGCAGGATGTTAGTGTTCGGGTTCAAGGTTTTATGGGAACAATTCTTAATTATGGTGAAGTTAATATTCAAACCGCTGGTGCTGAGGGAAAATTTATTTTTAAAGATGTGCCGCAACCTTATAAAGTGTCGGAAAAGATAATTCAATCGGCTAATCATTGGCGGGATAGTCATCCTATAGGTTCGATTTAG
- a CDS encoding aminoacyltransferase — translation MVIKEISEQLAIDYLVSQRPSAGLFLQHPWWLQVEKMNGQATVQLGFFEQTKLVGLALGSYRSLFGSYKYLWLPRGPLLAPKLLPTGLALLAEYFKKEVLFIRFEPLGDRLQDFKPAVKVSALNPAVSWLTDLTNSEAVILAKMHSKTRYNIRLAEKNNLIFSQVGLAGLEDFWQLLKLTSQRDKFGLHEFKHYANLLVVQSNQILSVDQPEVKIFEVRQNNKLLAASLILFYKRTATYLHGASDYSYRKLMAPYLLHWRTLQEARQQGCLFYDWWGIALSGPKQSTWQGITRFKTGWDGQTIEYPGTFDYPLSNFGYWFYDVLRKINRLIRKLRFLFFIKGGLIFGKKNRI, via the coding sequence ATGGTGATTAAAGAAATATCAGAACAGCTGGCCATTGATTATTTGGTTAGTCAGCGACCGTCGGCTGGTTTGTTTTTGCAGCATCCTTGGTGGTTGCAAGTGGAAAAAATGAATGGCCAGGCCACGGTTCAATTAGGTTTTTTTGAACAAACTAAATTGGTAGGTTTGGCCTTAGGGTCTTACCGATCTTTATTTGGTTCTTATAAATATTTATGGTTACCGCGCGGTCCTTTATTAGCCCCCAAGTTACTGCCAACTGGCTTGGCTTTATTGGCTGAGTATTTTAAAAAGGAAGTTTTGTTTATTCGTTTTGAACCTTTAGGCGATCGGTTACAAGATTTTAAACCAGCGGTTAAAGTATCTGCTTTGAATCCGGCTGTTAGTTGGTTAACGGATTTAACCAATTCGGAAGCGGTTATACTGGCGAAAATGCACAGCAAAACCCGCTATAATATCCGTTTGGCCGAAAAGAATAATTTAATTTTCTCTCAGGTTGGCTTGGCCGGATTGGAGGATTTTTGGCAGCTTCTTAAGTTAACTAGCCAGCGTGATAAATTTGGGTTACATGAGTTTAAGCATTACGCTAACTTATTAGTAGTTCAGTCTAATCAAATTTTGTCAGTTGATCAGCCAGAGGTAAAAATTTTTGAAGTAAGGCAGAATAATAAGTTATTAGCCGCCAGTTTAATACTTTTTTATAAAAGGACCGCGACTTATTTGCATGGTGCTTCAGATTATTCTTATCGTAAATTAATGGCACCTTATTTATTGCATTGGCGCACACTTCAAGAGGCCAGGCAACAAGGTTGTTTGTTTTATGATTGGTGGGGTATTGCTTTGTCTGGGCCCAAGCAATCGACTTGGCAGGGTATTACTCGTTTTAAAACGGGTTGGGATGGGCAAACTATAGAGTATCCAGGTACTTTTGATTATCCGCTTAGTAATTTTGGTTATTGGTTTTATGATGTTTTAAGAAAAATTAATAGGTTAATAAGAAAGTTAAGATTCTTATTTTTTATTAAAGGCGGATTGATTTTTGGTAAGAAAAATAGGATTTAG
- the rpsT gene encoding 30S ribosomal protein S20: MPIKQAAFKALRQTKRRTARNKKIKAGLEISLRQARQALNEPAKAVDQIKLAIQAIDRAAQKKTLKANTAARKKSRLMKAYNKAKQIKK, encoded by the coding sequence ATGCCAATTAAACAAGCGGCTTTTAAAGCCTTAAGGCAAACCAAACGCCGAACAGCTCGCAATAAAAAAATTAAAGCTGGTCTAGAAATATCCTTGCGTCAGGCTCGCCAAGCTTTAAACGAACCGGCCAAAGCAGTTGACCAAATTAAGTTAGCTATTCAAGCTATTGATAGAGCTGCTCAGAAAAAAACACTCAAAGCTAACACAGCTGCCCGAAAAAAATCACGCTTAATGAAAGCTTATAACAAAGCTAAACAAATCAAAAAATAA
- the holA gene encoding DNA polymerase III subunit delta: MSVKKSVVPKEKSIVNKSIQLWFGEDQSLLSWEAQWWRNEFKKRQPDGLVKRLSYQTSLEQDLLLQLQQTARGGNLWSAAVYLELTGFLQTSSKTPLAELLLEIINNPPQNLFLLLLEEGKVAWSKVLPKKIKALSALNKVKQRDFSVVSTSGRLKWLNNQAKNLSVDLSVQSANGLLGRCGNDCWRLSQELNKLAAYTQGRPVSLADIDLLVEPVFMDSSFALLEALAKRDINQAVAIMDRQFKSGDSPQSLIGMLAWHLRVLTGVRQALDKEPANLNARQLAVDLKLHPFVVNKALQQMPYYSAERIKDLWQALTIADLKLKTTSLPPATVLSVFFVTMSKLNV; the protein is encoded by the coding sequence ATGTCAGTCAAAAAATCAGTTGTGCCCAAGGAAAAATCAATAGTTAATAAATCAATTCAACTTTGGTTCGGTGAGGACCAGTCTTTATTGTCGTGGGAAGCTCAGTGGTGGCGAAACGAATTTAAAAAAAGGCAACCTGATGGTTTGGTTAAAAGATTGTCTTATCAAACTTCCTTAGAGCAGGATTTATTACTTCAGTTACAACAAACAGCTCGCGGAGGCAATCTTTGGTCAGCCGCTGTTTATTTGGAATTGACTGGTTTTTTACAAACATCGTCTAAAACACCTTTAGCTGAATTATTGTTAGAAATTATAAATAACCCGCCACAAAATTTGTTTTTACTTTTATTGGAAGAAGGTAAGGTGGCTTGGTCCAAGGTCTTACCTAAAAAAATAAAAGCTTTAAGTGCTTTAAATAAAGTTAAACAGCGTGATTTTTCAGTTGTTAGTACTTCGGGCCGTCTTAAGTGGTTGAACAATCAGGCTAAAAATTTATCAGTTGATCTATCGGTCCAATCGGCTAATGGTTTACTTGGTCGCTGCGGCAATGATTGCTGGCGTTTAAGTCAGGAATTAAATAAATTAGCTGCTTATACCCAAGGTCGGCCCGTTAGTTTGGCTGATATAGATTTGCTAGTGGAGCCGGTTTTTATGGACAGTTCTTTTGCTCTTTTAGAAGCTTTAGCCAAACGGGATATTAATCAGGCTGTAGCTATAATGGATCGGCAATTTAAATCCGGTGATAGTCCGCAGTCTTTAATTGGTATGTTAGCTTGGCATCTAAGAGTTTTAACCGGTGTACGTCAGGCTTTGGATAAAGAGCCGGCTAACTTAAATGCTCGTCAGTTAGCCGTGGATCTTAAATTACATCCTTTTGTGGTGAACAAAGCTCTGCAACAAATGCCTTATTATTCGGCAGAGAGAATTAAAGATTTATGGCAAGCTTTAACAATAGCGGATCTTAAATTAAAAACCACCTCTTTGCCGCCAGCCACGGTTTTAAGTGTATTTTTTGTGACCATGTCTAAATTGAATGTTTAA
- the ruvA gene encoding Holliday junction branch migration protein RuvA, with translation MIAQLIGQLANKTEKTLVIDVNGVGYEVSCNKEVLLSLTEGQTIKLFTYLAVREDALDLYGFLDLEELNFFKLLLTVSGIGPKSALNVLAMAKPKDIKRAVSRQEPGLLQSVQGLGKKTAEKIVNDLKDKLVYLPTDDVSDDESAILQAIVSLGYSPAEARIVVQSTRGQEGTLEEKIKATLRLLGRK, from the coding sequence ATGATAGCTCAATTAATAGGCCAATTGGCCAATAAAACCGAAAAAACCTTGGTAATTGATGTTAATGGCGTTGGTTATGAAGTTAGTTGCAATAAAGAGGTGTTATTGTCTCTTACCGAGGGTCAAACCATAAAACTTTTTACTTATTTAGCTGTTCGGGAGGATGCTTTAGACTTGTATGGTTTTTTAGATTTAGAAGAATTGAATTTTTTTAAATTATTGTTAACGGTTTCGGGTATTGGTCCCAAATCAGCTTTGAATGTTTTGGCTATGGCCAAACCTAAAGATATTAAAAGAGCAGTTAGTCGCCAAGAACCTGGTTTATTACAGTCCGTTCAAGGTTTGGGTAAAAAAACAGCGGAAAAAATAGTTAATGATTTAAAGGATAAGTTGGTTTATTTACCAACTGATGATGTTAGTGATGACGAGTCGGCAATTTTGCAGGCTATAGTCAGTTTGGGTTATTCACCAGCTGAAGCCAGGATAGTTGTGCAATCCACCCGGGGGCAAGAGGGGACTTTAGAGGAAAAAATAAAAGCAACTTTACGTTTATTGGGTCGTAAGTAG
- a CDS encoding adenylyltransferase/cytidyltransferase family protein yields the protein MSPTTVLVFGVFDLLHAGHLYFLRQAKKFGSKLYVVVTRDNLTKQLKNQSTWQNQTKRLANLNKLPFVSQAVLGNKTVRHNYQMIKLIKPTVVCLGYDQKIPINLLKKQLAVLGLNPKIIRLKPYQPKKYKSSLLKKNSKLSAIK from the coding sequence ATGTCCCCTACTACTGTTCTGGTTTTTGGCGTTTTTGACTTGCTACATGCCGGGCATCTTTATTTTTTACGCCAAGCTAAAAAATTCGGTTCCAAATTATACGTGGTAGTAACGCGCGATAATTTAACAAAACAACTAAAAAACCAATCTACTTGGCAAAACCAAACCAAACGCCTAGCCAACTTAAATAAACTCCCCTTTGTCAGCCAAGCTGTCTTAGGCAATAAAACTGTGCGACATAATTACCAAATGATTAAATTAATAAAACCGACTGTTGTCTGTCTAGGTTATGACCAAAAAATACCTATTAACCTGTTAAAAAAACAATTGGCTGTTTTGGGCTTAAACCCAAAAATAATCCGCTTAAAACCCTACCAACCCAAAAAATATAAAAGTAGCCTACTAAAAAAGAATTCTAAATTATCAGCTATAAAATAA
- the polA gene encoding DNA polymerase I produces MVASSERFVIFDGNAILHRAWHALPPLTSPQGQLVNAVYGFTNMFLKVLKELKPDYLAVTFDRREPTFRHKAFAEYKAQRIKQPQEFYDQLPLVKEVLQGFNVTVFDQPGYEADDIIGTLATLVGKQQPAVEVIIVTGDMDALQLVTAKVKVYVPRKGLSDPVIYDPVAVQERYNLTPEQLIDYKALRGDPSDNIPGVKGIGEKTAQELIKNFGSLDNIYQSLATASETKGLTLRQRELLQQGQTNAYLSKDLSTIVCDVPLKFKLVDCFLKSFNSDLLVSLLQTLGFKSLLARLPELAAVLGVELASVTGNDLPTTAVPQGARYEIITDESGLQKLVGKLKKQKFFAFDTETDSLNVWQVKLLAISFSWSGGQAYTVVVSDSLQAGTAWLALKNIMADEAILKSGHNLKFDIEVLSTVGWQVVGVSFDTLIAAHLLQKGDRVLDLKSLVFQEFGHKMQAIEELIGPKGKEQKSLLAVAVDKMGNYAAADADFTWRLTELLNQRLVEEGLIKLFQEVETPLVKVLVNMEKAGVKIDGDYLQSLAKVLNKELKKKEVKICHLAGRTFNVNSPKQLKEVLFDELKISSQGLKKTKTGISTAATELTKMMSWHPIIKEILEQRELSKLLSTYVEALPKLINPLTQRVHTSFNQTVTATGRLSSSDPNLQNIPIKGDWAAKVRQAFVAEAGYVLLSADYSQIELRIAAHLAKDKKMIEVFAKGQDFHTSTAAYVYGVKLADVTSEQRRGAKEVNFGILYGMGAWGLSVRTGLDRSTANDFIKRYFKAFPALANWIEETKQTAKSQGYVRTLLGRRRYLPEINSTVGQMRAQAERMAINLPVQGTAADLMKMAMVKIDQKLKHISPTSRMILQVHDELVFEVPVSEVLVVGAFVKKTMEQAWQLEVPIVAEVKSGLNWSTMEKIDI; encoded by the coding sequence ATGGTTGCTTCATCTGAACGTTTTGTCATTTTTGACGGTAATGCCATTTTGCATCGGGCTTGGCATGCTTTGCCGCCTTTAACCAGTCCTCAAGGTCAATTGGTGAACGCTGTTTACGGCTTCACCAATATGTTTTTAAAAGTGCTTAAGGAATTAAAGCCTGATTATTTGGCCGTGACTTTTGATAGGCGCGAACCAACTTTTAGGCATAAAGCTTTTGCCGAGTATAAAGCGCAGCGGATTAAACAACCGCAGGAGTTTTATGATCAATTGCCCTTAGTCAAGGAAGTACTGCAAGGTTTTAATGTAACGGTTTTTGATCAGCCAGGTTATGAGGCGGACGATATCATTGGCACACTAGCTACTTTAGTTGGTAAACAACAGCCAGCGGTGGAAGTTATTATTGTGACTGGTGATATGGATGCTTTGCAGTTGGTAACAGCCAAGGTTAAAGTTTATGTTCCGCGTAAAGGTTTAAGCGATCCGGTTATTTACGACCCAGTAGCTGTTCAGGAGCGTTATAATTTAACGCCCGAACAATTGATTGATTATAAAGCTTTACGTGGTGATCCGTCGGATAATATTCCCGGTGTTAAAGGTATTGGTGAAAAAACTGCTCAAGAGCTTATTAAGAATTTTGGTAGTTTGGACAATATTTATCAATCCTTGGCTACAGCTTCGGAAACAAAAGGTTTAACTTTAAGACAACGTGAGCTTTTACAGCAGGGCCAAACAAATGCTTATTTATCCAAGGATTTGTCGACTATCGTTTGTGATGTGCCGCTTAAGTTTAAATTGGTTGATTGTTTTTTAAAGAGTTTTAATTCAGATTTGTTAGTTAGTTTGTTGCAAACTTTAGGTTTTAAATCTTTATTGGCTCGTTTGCCGGAATTAGCGGCTGTTTTAGGCGTAGAGTTAGCTTCAGTTACAGGAAATGATTTACCAACAACAGCTGTTCCTCAAGGTGCTCGTTATGAAATAATAACCGATGAGTCGGGTTTGCAAAAATTAGTCGGTAAACTTAAGAAGCAGAAATTTTTTGCTTTTGATACAGAAACTGATTCTTTAAATGTTTGGCAGGTAAAGCTTTTGGCCATAAGTTTTAGTTGGTCTGGTGGCCAAGCTTATACAGTGGTGGTGTCGGACAGTTTGCAAGCTGGGACTGCTTGGTTAGCTTTAAAAAATATTATGGCTGATGAGGCTATTTTAAAATCTGGCCATAATCTTAAATTTGATATTGAAGTTTTATCCACCGTTGGTTGGCAGGTTGTTGGAGTTAGTTTTGATACTTTAATAGCAGCCCATCTTTTACAAAAGGGCGATAGGGTATTGGATTTAAAGTCTTTGGTTTTTCAAGAATTTGGCCATAAAATGCAAGCCATAGAAGAATTAATCGGACCCAAAGGCAAAGAACAAAAATCTTTGTTGGCCGTGGCGGTTGATAAAATGGGGAATTATGCAGCCGCTGATGCGGATTTTACTTGGCGTTTAACTGAATTGCTTAATCAGCGTTTAGTTGAAGAAGGCTTGATTAAGCTTTTTCAAGAAGTGGAAACGCCTTTAGTTAAAGTGTTGGTTAATATGGAAAAAGCCGGTGTAAAAATAGACGGAGATTATTTACAGTCCTTAGCTAAAGTTTTAAACAAAGAGCTTAAGAAAAAAGAAGTTAAGATTTGTCATCTAGCCGGTCGTACCTTTAATGTTAATTCGCCCAAACAATTAAAGGAGGTTTTGTTTGATGAATTAAAAATTAGTAGCCAAGGCCTTAAAAAAACTAAAACAGGTATTTCTACGGCGGCCACCGAACTTACTAAAATGATGTCTTGGCATCCGATTATTAAAGAAATATTGGAACAGAGGGAATTAAGTAAATTATTATCTACTTATGTGGAAGCTTTGCCTAAATTAATCAACCCGTTAACCCAGCGTGTTCATACTAGTTTTAATCAGACGGTTACGGCCACTGGACGTTTGTCTTCGTCTGATCCTAATTTGCAAAATATTCCGATTAAGGGAGATTGGGCAGCTAAAGTCCGTCAAGCCTTTGTGGCCGAAGCTGGTTATGTTTTATTATCAGCTGATTATTCACAAATTGAACTTAGAATAGCGGCTCACTTGGCCAAAGATAAGAAAATGATAGAAGTTTTTGCCAAAGGCCAGGATTTCCATACTTCAACAGCCGCTTATGTTTATGGGGTAAAATTGGCCGACGTGACTAGCGAACAACGTCGGGGCGCTAAAGAAGTTAATTTTGGTATTCTTTATGGTATGGGTGCTTGGGGTTTGTCGGTACGAACCGGGTTGGATCGTTCCACAGCCAATGATTTTATAAAACGATATTTTAAGGCCTTTCCGGCTTTGGCTAATTGGATTGAAGAGACCAAACAAACAGCCAAGTCTCAAGGTTATGTTAGAACCTTGCTGGGTCGGCGGCGTTATTTACCAGAAATAAATTCTACTGTTGGCCAAATGCGCGCCCAAGCTGAAAGAATGGCCATAAATTTACCAGTTCAAGGTACGGCGGCTGATTTAATGAAGATGGCCATGGTTAAAATAGATCAAAAACTTAAACACATCAGCCCGACTAGCCGAATGATTTTACAAGTGCACGATGAATTGGTTTTTGAGGTGCCGGTAAGCGAGGTATTAGTAGTAGGTGCTTTTGTTAAAAAAACCATGGAGCAAGCTTGGCAGCTAGAAGTACCAATTGTGGCGGAAGTAAAGTCGGGTCTTAATTGGTCTACTATGGAAAAAATAGATATTTAA
- a CDS encoding 3D domain-containing protein, with translation MIFHRYLKRLIKSRWPIGLVVLLLVLEWGLPQHALATSSQTETPDKRSLIFLVEQRELVLNNSVNLVNVRLPQANEKPAKYVVRVPVTAYSSTPDQTDDTPFITARGTTVRPGIVAANFLPFGAMIRMPSHFGNQVFVVEDRMNTRYDKRVDIWMESRQQAKQWGLRHVAIEVL, from the coding sequence ATGATTTTTCACAGATATTTAAAGAGATTAATTAAATCGCGCTGGCCTATTGGTTTGGTGGTTTTGTTATTAGTTTTGGAGTGGGGATTACCACAACATGCTTTGGCCACCAGTTCACAAACTGAAACGCCGGACAAGCGGTCATTGATTTTTTTGGTAGAGCAAAGAGAGTTGGTGCTTAATAATTCTGTTAACTTGGTTAATGTTCGTTTGCCTCAAGCTAATGAAAAACCAGCCAAGTATGTAGTTAGGGTGCCAGTAACGGCTTATTCTTCCACGCCTGATCAAACCGATGATACACCCTTTATAACAGCTCGTGGGACAACTGTTCGTCCGGGTATTGTAGCGGCTAATTTTTTACCCTTTGGTGCTATGATTCGTATGCCGTCACATTTTGGTAACCAAGTGTTTGTGGTAGAAGATAGGATGAACACTCGTTATGATAAAAGAGTAGATATTTGGATGGAATCCCGACAGCAAGCTAAACAATGGGGACTGCGACACGTGGCCATTGAGGTTTTGTAA
- a CDS encoding NTP transferase domain-containing protein, with the protein MSLPLVIMAAGRGTRMKELGQTKPKHLIEVSGRPFLAYLLDNVKTAGFTDVYLVIGYKYQTVYDWFKQNNHKYSLKIINQFDRLGEDKYGTLLPLQAVAKELVGQPVMVLNGDNYYTVKDLLRLQNCEQASAIAGVDHDNPEIYGVLVPNQANHLVTIAEKSNEPPSRFINSGLYKFSSAIWPIISQVKISVRGEYEITEAVKLLAKKEPMEVIVLNQSDWMDFGRPADVTAFAEFVKNQEKDIGPSN; encoded by the coding sequence ATGTCCTTACCCTTAGTTATTATGGCGGCTGGTCGTGGCACGAGAATGAAAGAGTTAGGCCAGACTAAGCCTAAACACTTAATAGAAGTTTCTGGACGGCCTTTTTTGGCTTATTTGTTAGATAATGTAAAAACCGCTGGTTTTACTGATGTTTATTTGGTTATTGGTTATAAATATCAAACAGTTTATGATTGGTTTAAGCAAAATAATCATAAATATTCACTTAAAATAATAAATCAGTTTGATCGGCTGGGTGAAGATAAATATGGTACTTTATTACCACTCCAAGCCGTGGCTAAGGAATTAGTCGGACAGCCAGTTATGGTACTTAATGGTGATAATTATTATACGGTAAAGGATTTGTTAAGGTTACAAAATTGTGAACAAGCTTCGGCTATTGCTGGGGTAGACCATGATAATCCAGAAATTTATGGAGTATTAGTGCCTAATCAGGCTAATCATTTAGTGACTATTGCTGAAAAATCAAATGAACCGCCATCTCGTTTTATAAATTCTGGTCTTTATAAATTTAGCTCGGCCATTTGGCCAATAATTTCTCAGGTAAAAATTTCGGTTCGCGGAGAATATGAAATAACCGAAGCGGTTAAGCTTTTAGCTAAAAAAGAACCAATGGAAGTTATTGTCCTTAATCAGTCTGATTGGATGGATTTTGGTCGACCAGCTGATGTGACGGCTTTTGCTGAGTTTGTTAAAAATCAGGAAAAAGATATAGGTCCGAGCAATTAA
- the uvrB gene encoding excinuclease ABC subunit UvrB, with protein MIKKEFQLQAPFKPTGDQPQAIKKLVAGLKKNYRQQTLVGVTGSGKTFTMAQIIQQTQRPALIISHNKTLAAQLSNEFQQFFPKNAVSYFVSYYDYYQPEAYIPSSDTYIEKESQLNEEIDRLRHAATQNLLSRSDTIVVASVSCIYGLGSPKEYDQVKISLAVNKTLSRQTLLKKLTELRYSRNDLDFKRGTFRLKGEIVEIFPAFSFDSFYRLRYNQDTIETIQEITLLTQETLNHLPAADIYPASHYVAPQNNFTSALKKIAADATKEVISLKKRKKLLEAQRLKERTTFDLEMLRATGYCNGIENYSRYFDGRAIGRPPYTLMDYLPANALIFVDESHMTLPQIKAMSKGDQARKQNLINYGFRLKAAADNRPLTFAEFTTRAKTIIFVSATPQPYELEISQNVAEQLIRPTGLLDPTIEIKPTKHQVDDLLQQIKNRLKKKQRVLVTTLTKKMSEELTDYLQDEGIKVQYLHSDVETLDRLAILRDLRLGVYDVIVGINLLREGLDLPEVSLIAILDADQEGYLRSATALIQTIGRAARHQEGHIIMYADRLTKAMRQAIQETSRRRKKQQAYNQQHGITPQSIIKNISDSRLAGGQNKMEGLVTMDKSVFAKFSSTELAHLLKDFQNQMELASQNLEFEKAAALRDQAKEIERLIKKNNKKFKSN; from the coding sequence ATGATTAAAAAAGAATTTCAACTCCAAGCACCTTTTAAACCGACTGGTGATCAACCTCAAGCCATTAAAAAACTAGTGGCCGGCCTAAAAAAAAATTATCGCCAACAAACTCTAGTCGGCGTGACCGGCTCGGGTAAAACTTTTACCATGGCCCAAATAATTCAGCAAACCCAAAGGCCAGCCCTGATTATTTCTCATAATAAAACTTTAGCCGCCCAATTAAGCAATGAATTCCAACAATTTTTTCCTAAAAACGCTGTTAGCTATTTTGTTTCTTACTACGATTATTACCAACCAGAAGCTTATATTCCCTCCTCTGATACTTATATAGAAAAAGAAAGTCAGCTAAACGAAGAAATAGACCGGCTGCGCCATGCCGCCACGCAAAATTTATTAAGCCGATCCGACACCATTGTGGTAGCTTCGGTTTCTTGTATTTACGGGTTAGGCAGTCCTAAAGAATACGATCAAGTAAAAATTTCCCTGGCTGTAAATAAAACACTGTCCCGGCAAACTTTGCTTAAAAAATTGACTGAACTAAGATATAGCCGCAACGATTTGGATTTTAAAAGAGGCACTTTTCGGCTTAAAGGAGAAATTGTGGAAATATTTCCCGCTTTTTCTTTTGATAGCTTTTATCGATTACGCTATAACCAAGATACTATAGAAACTATCCAAGAAATAACCCTACTGACTCAAGAAACTCTTAATCATTTGCCAGCCGCCGATATTTATCCAGCCAGTCATTATGTAGCACCCCAAAATAATTTTACCAGCGCCTTAAAAAAAATCGCGGCTGACGCTACTAAAGAAGTTATCAGTCTAAAAAAAAGAAAAAAGCTCCTAGAAGCTCAACGTTTAAAAGAAAGAACCACTTTTGATTTAGAAATGCTCCGAGCCACCGGCTACTGTAATGGCATAGAAAATTATTCAAGATATTTTGACGGGCGAGCTATTGGTCGACCACCTTACACTTTAATGGATTATTTGCCAGCCAACGCTTTAATATTCGTGGATGAATCTCATATGACCCTGCCCCAAATAAAAGCCATGTCCAAAGGCGATCAAGCGCGTAAACAAAACTTAATTAACTATGGTTTTCGGCTTAAAGCCGCTGCTGATAATCGTCCTTTAACTTTTGCTGAATTCACAACCCGAGCTAAAACCATAATTTTTGTTTCCGCCACCCCACAACCTTATGAACTTGAAATTTCACAAAACGTAGCCGAACAATTAATTAGGCCCACCGGTTTATTGGACCCCACCATAGAAATAAAACCCACCAAACATCAAGTAGACGATTTATTACAACAAATTAAAAATCGTTTAAAGAAAAAACAACGAGTACTAGTAACCACTTTAACCAAAAAAATGTCCGAGGAACTAACCGATTACTTGCAAGACGAGGGTATAAAAGTACAATATCTCCACTCTGATGTGGAAACCTTGGATCGATTGGCTATTTTACGTGATTTACGCCTAGGTGTTTACGATGTCATCGTGGGTATAAACTTGTTACGCGAAGGCTTAGACTTACCCGAAGTCTCTTTAATAGCTATCCTAGACGCTGACCAGGAAGGTTATTTAAGATCAGCCACGGCCCTTATTCAAACAATTGGCCGAGCAGCCAGACACCAAGAAGGCCACATAATTATGTACGCCGATAGGTTAACTAAAGCTATGCGCCAAGCTATACAAGAAACTTCCAGACGACGAAAAAAACAACAAGCTTATAACCAACAACACGGCATTACCCCCCAATCAATTATTAAAAATATCAGCGATAGCCGATTAGCCGGCGGTCAAAATAAAATGGAAGGCTTAGTCACCATGGATAAATCTGTCTTTGCTAAATTTAGTTCCACAGAATTAGCTCATTTGTTAAAAGATTTTCAAAATCAAATGGAATTAGCTTCACAGAACCTAGAATTTGAAAAAGCCGCCGCTTTACGAGACCAGGCTAAAGAAATAGAGCGGTTAATTAAGAAAAATAATAAAAAATTTAAAAGCAACTAA